From a single Nitrospirota bacterium genomic region:
- a CDS encoding SH3 domain-containing protein, protein MIDFGALKRWGFILAALVIVIAAGNAAALCVTGQTKMREGPGNHYKARWDIYAFTPVVRVGTSLSGEWYAVRDSDGDVGWVRKRLLTSRYRCAVVTADEVNVRTGPGTRYPLSAAGKAMKYYSYRVVQQKKQWGKLSDEWGNRGWVHRDYLWIQ, encoded by the coding sequence ATGATCGATTTCGGTGCGCTCAAACGATGGGGTTTCATCCTGGCGGCCCTCGTGATCGTGATCGCCGCCGGCAATGCCGCCGCCCTCTGCGTTACGGGACAGACGAAGATGCGCGAAGGGCCGGGCAATCACTACAAGGCAAGGTGGGATATATACGCGTTCACGCCGGTGGTGCGCGTCGGGACATCGCTGTCAGGGGAGTGGTATGCGGTGCGCGACAGCGACGGCGATGTGGGGTGGGTCCGGAAGCGGCTGCTGACGTCCCGGTACCGCTGCGCGGTTGTCACAGCTGACGAGGTGAATGTGCGCACCGGTCCCGGTACGCGCTATCCCCTCAGCGCTGCGGGAAAGGCGATGAAGTACTATTCCTACCGGGTCGTGCAGCAGAAAAAGCAGTGGGGCAAGCTCTCGGACGAGTGGGGAAACCGGGGATGGGTTCACCGGGATTATCTCTGGATACAATGA